A segment of the Panacibacter ginsenosidivorans genome:
AATCTTTTGCCACCCACTTTAAAATCCTGGTATTTCGTTTTAGATACCATCGGTTTAGGCGCCAGCCATTGGTCAAGTAATTCTTTTTTTGTAAAAGCATCCCATACCAGTGAAAGTTCAGCATCAAATTCTCTGGTTATGTATACCGTTTTTTTCGTTTTGTCAACGGTAAAATCAAATAGCAATTCGTTTGTCATTTTTTCTTTTTTTTAATTGTTGATAATAAATTGTCCAGTTGGTTGAAACGGGTTTCCCAGATTTTACGAAACTGCTCAAGCCATATGTCTATTTCTTTCATTTTATCTATTTCAAGTGAGTAGTAAATTTCCCTGCCTTGTTGTTCCTGTTTTACCAGTTCGCATTCTGTAAGTATGCGCAGGTGTTTGGAAACAGATTGCCGGGTAGTGTGAAAGTTGTCAGCAATGGCGTTTGGTGTCATTGCCTGCAATGCAATCAGGGTAATAATTGCCCGTCTTGTCGGGTCGGCTATTGCCTGGAAAATGTCTCGTCTCATTGTGTTTAAATTTTTACTTGCGCAGCTAATCGGTTGCAAATATATGCGCAACTATTCGGTTTCGCAAATTTATTTTTGAAAATATTTTTTCAAAGAAAAAATGTGGGGAAGTTTGAAGCAGCAGAGTGTTGTTGTGCAATTACTGGTAACGTCAGTTTGTGAAAAAACTTCAGTTGTTACTCAAATATACACACAATGTGAACAGGCTAAAGCATGTATGATTTTTGTAATTATCAGGTATGCAATTCATACAAGGCAGTAGCCGCAATCAAACCTGTTTTGCTACAATGGAAGACCATGTAGCAGCAGATAATCCTGTAAGGCTGATGGATGCTTTTGTAGATAAACTGGATTTACAAAAATTAGGTTTTAGCAATAAACTAAAAGCTAAGAACTATTCGTCGCCCCGCCATATTGCCAATGCAATGTTAGTGGCCGTTTTTAATAAAGTCCTGGTATTGGAAATCTATAACCGATAAAATACTTCTTACCGTTTATTTCAAACGCTTGCTTTTCCCGTCTTTTCTTTATGAGCTTTGTCAACTGGCTAAAATGTTTTTTGTCTAAGAATATGCTTGTTACATAGCCTTCTTGCTTTCTTGTGTCTGGGCTATTGAGGTTAGGCCAATCTGTAGGCCATTGAATTGGTGTGTCTGGTGAATGGCTATAGTCAGACAACATTACTTCAATTTTGTCGGGTATCCACTTTGTGTATCTATCAGCGTCAAAGTTTAAAACGAAGTCATGAATTTTTAAAACCTGCGATGGAAATCTTTTCCGATAATCTCTTGATGAAATATATCCGTAAACTGATACCCGAACCATGGTGTCAAGCCTTACGAAAACGCTATAAGAAGGATTGTCTGTTGCCATTATTTCACCATCAGGGTCAGGATTGGTTGCATTATAAAACCTGCTTTTTTGAAAAAGTGTATCTCTTAAATTTAGTTCATCAATGAGTTCCTGTTTTTCGCTTTCGTCAAGGTGTGTCACATTATAACCACCACCTTTCCAAAATAGAACTTTGCCATTGTCATACAAAATGAAGGGCGGGCCCTCTGCTCCCATAAACATAGCCCACGGGTCGCTAACACGATACCAAAAGATTGGTTTGCCAAAACTTGTATCTGATTGCCCAAAAGAGGTCTGTCCGATAAAAAGGATGATGAGAAGAAAAAGGCGTGTCATGTTTTTATTGAAAGATGCAGTAATTAGGGTGGTTGCATAAAATGGCCACTAACGTTCTAGTATTTGCGAAGGCAGGGGATTCGTTGATTGTCCAGCCCCGGTACAAATGCCAATTGGAAATATGTTGTTGAAGTTATGAACTAAAGCTGAAAATTGAACATCGAGCCCGAACCGATGCTGATGCTTGCGCATAGCTAATGTTACATTGTCCAGCCATGCTATTGCCAAGCATCTATGTAAAAGCGATAATTTGAGAGTCCTAAAATTCAAGAAAATGAATTACACTCAAACTACCGCTGTACCAAAGTTATTTATTGGTATGGACGTTCACAAAAAAAGCTGGACAGTACATTTTAAAACAGATTTATTTGATAATAAAACTGTAACAATGCCATCAGATCACTTTGTTCTGATAAACTACGTTGAAAAGAATTTTGCGGGTCACGAAGTGGGAGATATCAGGAGATTTAACCGTTTAGATGAACTGGCAGCCATTGTAGGATTAGTACCGGGTATTTACCAGAGCAGTGAGAACAAGATCAATTTGGGGTTAACCAAAAGAAGCAACCATCA
Coding sequences within it:
- a CDS encoding ArsR/SmtB family transcription factor, with protein sequence MRRDIFQAIADPTRRAIITLIALQAMTPNAIADNFHTTRQSVSKHLRILTECELVKQEQQGREIYYSLEIDKMKEIDIWLEQFRKIWETRFNQLDNLLSTIKKKKK
- a CDS encoding transposase, coding for MNYTQTTAVPKLFIGMDVHKKSWTVHFKTDLFDNKTVTMPSDHFVLINYVEKNFAGHEVGDIRRFNRLDELAAIVGLVPGIYQSSENKINLGLTKRSNHQLRSLLIEASWVAVRTDMALQQYYRQHAHKEPNKSIIKVAHKLLSRIRAVINSGIPYQSGVVK